The following proteins come from a genomic window of Methylorubrum populi:
- a CDS encoding pyridoxine 5'-phosphate synthase, with protein sequence MSSMRLGVNIDHVATVRNARGGVSPDPVRAAREAVAAGADGITAHLREDRRHIRDADIAALRALPVPLNLEMAATDEMVGIALATRPHAACLVPEKREERTTEGGLDIIAGRAHLGPRIATLAEAGIRVSLFVEPDEAVMEAAHALRAPVVELHTGSYCEAVIEGDEKKIAHELGRIVRAAAHGAGLGLEIHAGHGLTVESVGPVAALPQIRELNIGHALIAEAIFVGLRQAVHDMRAAMDRARRQVEP encoded by the coding sequence GTGTCGTCCATGCGCCTGGGCGTGAACATCGATCACGTCGCCACCGTCCGCAACGCCCGCGGCGGGGTCTCGCCCGATCCGGTGCGCGCCGCCCGCGAGGCCGTGGCGGCCGGCGCCGACGGCATCACCGCGCATCTGCGCGAGGATCGCCGCCATATCCGCGACGCCGACATCGCCGCCCTGCGGGCGCTGCCGGTGCCGCTCAACCTTGAGATGGCGGCGACCGACGAGATGGTCGGCATCGCGCTCGCCACCCGGCCGCACGCCGCCTGCCTCGTCCCGGAGAAGCGCGAGGAGCGCACCACCGAGGGCGGCCTCGACATCATCGCCGGCCGCGCGCATCTCGGCCCTCGTATCGCCACCCTGGCGGAGGCGGGCATCCGCGTCTCGCTCTTCGTCGAGCCCGACGAGGCGGTGATGGAGGCCGCCCACGCCCTGCGCGCGCCCGTGGTCGAGCTGCATACCGGCTCCTATTGCGAAGCGGTGATCGAGGGCGACGAGAAAAAAATCGCGCACGAACTCGGCCGCATCGTGCGGGCCGCCGCCCACGGCGCCGGGCTCGGCCTGGAGATCCATGCCGGCCACGGCCTCACCGTCGAGAGCGTCGGCCCGGTGGCGGCCCTGCCGCAGATCCGCGAACTCAACATCGGCCACGCGCTGATCGCCGAGGCGATCTTCGTCGGACTGCGCCAAGCGGTCCACGACATGCGCGCGGCGATGGACCGGGCGCGGCGGCAGGTCGAACCGTGA
- the acpS gene encoding holo-ACP synthase — protein sequence MILGIGTDLCDIRRIENSLERFGDRFTHRVFTDGERAKCDRRAARGPSYARRFAAKEACAKALGTGMSQGVFWRDMEVVNLASGQPTLRLSGGAQEHLARMVPPGHEARLHLTLTDEPPLAQAFVIIEAVPAAAAS from the coding sequence GTGATCCTCGGCATCGGCACCGATCTCTGCGACATCCGGCGCATCGAAAACTCGCTGGAGCGCTTCGGCGACCGGTTCACGCACCGCGTCTTCACCGACGGCGAGCGGGCGAAATGCGACCGCCGCGCCGCCCGCGGCCCCTCCTACGCCCGACGCTTCGCCGCCAAGGAGGCCTGCGCCAAGGCGCTCGGCACCGGAATGAGCCAGGGCGTGTTCTGGCGGGACATGGAAGTGGTCAATCTCGCCAGCGGGCAGCCGACCCTGCGCCTTTCCGGAGGTGCGCAGGAACACCTCGCCCGTATGGTGCCCCCGGGCCACGAGGCGCGGCTGCACCTGACCCTCACGGACGAACCGCCCCTGGCGCAGGCCTTCGTCATCATCGAGGCGGTGCCCGCCGCAGCGGCATCATAG
- the lepB gene encoding signal peptidase I, giving the protein MSIGRARVDREGKTEIRTAEPGTWASIRETVKVGVQALLIALVVRTLLFQPFNIPSGSLIPTLLIGDYLFVSKYTYGYSKYSLPLSEYLPFQAHGRVWAAEPKRGDIAVFKLPKDNATDYIKRVIGLPGDKIQVVEGVLNINGKPVKRERIADYETLDAFDQVVKVPQYMETLPGGVTHRVIERDGDRGFWDNTEVYTVPAGHFFMMGDNRDNSTDSRDLASVGYVPFENFVGRAEMIFFSIDERTPAWQIWRWPADVRWSRIFSTIH; this is encoded by the coding sequence ATGAGCATAGGACGCGCGCGCGTGGATCGCGAGGGCAAGACGGAGATCCGGACGGCCGAGCCCGGAACCTGGGCGAGCATCCGGGAAACCGTGAAGGTCGGCGTCCAGGCGCTGCTGATCGCGCTCGTGGTGCGCACGCTGCTGTTCCAGCCCTTCAATATCCCCTCGGGCTCGCTGATCCCGACGCTGCTGATCGGCGACTACCTGTTCGTCTCGAAATACACCTACGGCTACTCGAAATACTCGCTGCCCCTCTCCGAGTACCTGCCGTTCCAGGCGCATGGCCGGGTCTGGGCCGCCGAGCCGAAGCGCGGCGACATCGCCGTGTTCAAGCTGCCGAAGGACAACGCCACCGACTACATCAAGCGGGTGATCGGCCTGCCCGGCGACAAGATCCAGGTGGTCGAGGGCGTGCTCAACATCAACGGCAAGCCGGTCAAGCGCGAGCGCATCGCCGATTACGAGACGCTGGACGCCTTCGACCAGGTGGTGAAGGTGCCGCAATACATGGAAACGCTGCCCGGCGGCGTGACCCACCGGGTAATCGAGCGCGACGGTGACCGCGGCTTCTGGGACAACACCGAGGTCTACACGGTGCCGGCCGGCCACTTCTTCATGATGGGCGACAACCGCGACAACTCCACCGACTCCCGCGACCTCGCCAGCGTCGGCTACGTGCCCTTCGAGAATTTCGTCGGCCGCGCCGAGATGATCTTCTTCTCCATCGACGAGCGCACCCCCGCCTGGCAGATCTGGCGCTGGCCGGCCGACGTGCGCTGGAGCCGCATCTTCTCAACCATTCACTGA
- the rnc gene encoding ribonuclease III — MSEAGEGAGRSSRARRAHRPRPSLAVLEARIGHVFTDPTLLPLALTHVSKAGASGRVGSYQRLEFLGDRVLGLAVAETLYKSLPDAEEGELSRRLAGLVRRETCAAVAEAWEVGPHLNLGPGEIQTGGRRNQTILADVCEAILGAVFLDAGYEATRAIVQRSFRPGEETAAPRGRDAKSALQEWAMARSLAIPVYEVVERLGPDHAPVFRIAVRVEGIEPGYGEGASKRVAEQEAAQAVLARENIGGTQGQDGSGG, encoded by the coding sequence ATGAGCGAGGCCGGCGAAGGCGCCGGACGCTCCAGTCGCGCCCGGCGCGCGCACCGTCCGCGGCCGAGCCTCGCCGTGCTGGAGGCGCGGATCGGCCACGTCTTCACCGACCCGACCCTGCTGCCCCTGGCGCTCACCCATGTCAGCAAGGCCGGCGCCTCGGGCCGGGTCGGCAGCTACCAGCGCCTCGAATTTCTGGGTGACCGGGTTCTCGGGCTCGCGGTAGCCGAGACGCTCTACAAGTCGCTGCCGGATGCGGAGGAGGGCGAGCTGTCGCGGCGGCTGGCCGGGCTCGTGCGGCGCGAGACCTGCGCCGCGGTGGCCGAGGCCTGGGAGGTCGGGCCGCATCTCAATCTCGGTCCCGGCGAGATCCAGACCGGCGGGCGGCGCAACCAGACCATCCTGGCCGATGTCTGCGAGGCGATTCTCGGCGCGGTCTTCCTCGATGCCGGCTACGAGGCGACGCGGGCCATCGTGCAGCGCAGCTTCCGCCCCGGTGAGGAAACCGCGGCGCCGCGCGGGCGCGACGCGAAATCGGCCTTGCAGGAATGGGCGATGGCGCGCAGCCTCGCGATCCCCGTCTACGAGGTGGTGGAGCGCTTAGGTCCCGATCATGCCCCGGTCTTTCGGATCGCGGTTCGGGTCGAGGGCATTGAACCGGGATACGGCGAGGGCGCGTCCAAGCGCGTGGCGGAGCAGGAGGCGGCCCAGGCCGTGCTCGCCCGCGAGAATATCGGCGGGACGCAGGGACAAGATGGATCAGGTGGTTAG
- the era gene encoding GTPase Era, which yields MPQDTRAGFVALIGVPNAGKSTLLNALVGAKVSIVSRKVQTTRALVRGIVMEGDAQVVLVDTPGIFAPKRRLDRAMVHSAWSGAADADAVCLLIDARKGADEEVETILRRLPEVKRPKILILNKIDLIARERLLELVAKLNAMVPFEDTFLISALNGDGVADLRKALAARMPPGPWLYPEDQISDAPLRMLAAEITREKIYDRLHEELPYRSTVETDQWQVRPDGSVRIEQTIFVERESQRSIVLGKGGQTIKAIGQAARIEIAEVAEAKVHLFLHVKVRENWADDPARYREMGLEFPTG from the coding sequence ATGCCCCAAGACACGCGCGCGGGCTTCGTCGCGCTGATCGGCGTGCCGAATGCCGGCAAATCGACCCTGCTCAACGCGCTCGTCGGCGCCAAGGTCTCGATCGTCTCGCGAAAGGTGCAGACGACGCGGGCGCTGGTGCGCGGCATCGTCATGGAGGGCGACGCGCAGGTCGTGCTGGTGGACACCCCCGGCATCTTCGCGCCGAAGCGCCGCCTCGACCGGGCGATGGTGCATTCCGCCTGGAGCGGCGCGGCCGATGCCGACGCGGTCTGCCTGCTGATCGATGCCCGCAAGGGCGCCGACGAGGAGGTCGAGACCATCCTGCGCCGCCTGCCCGAGGTGAAGCGGCCCAAGATCCTGATCCTCAACAAGATCGACCTGATCGCCCGCGAGCGCCTGCTGGAGCTGGTGGCCAAGCTCAACGCGATGGTGCCGTTCGAGGACACCTTCCTGATCTCGGCGCTCAACGGCGACGGCGTCGCCGACCTGCGCAAGGCGCTCGCCGCGCGGATGCCGCCCGGGCCCTGGCTCTACCCGGAGGACCAGATCTCGGACGCGCCGCTGCGCATGCTCGCCGCCGAGATCACCCGCGAGAAGATCTACGACCGGCTCCACGAGGAGCTGCCCTACCGTTCCACCGTCGAGACCGACCAGTGGCAGGTGCGGCCCGACGGCTCGGTGCGGATCGAGCAGACGATCTTCGTCGAGCGCGAGAGCCAGCGCTCGATCGTGCTCGGCAAGGGCGGCCAGACCATCAAGGCGATCGGGCAGGCGGCCCGGATCGAGATCGCCGAGGTGGCCGAGGCCAAGGTGCACCTGTTCCTGCACGTGAAGGTCCGCGAGAACTGGGCCGACGATCCCGCGCGCTATCGCGAGATGGGTCTCGAATTCCCGACCGGCTGA
- a CDS encoding class I SAM-dependent methyltransferase — translation MPHTDPDMRAILYGLPPADLAAMPDRAAQVSPLIPGSAPLEDMAEASLEAALLLAPPGTVERRYALALAIRAVRPGGRLVALAPKDKGGTRLAKELRGFGCAVTDEPRRHHRICSATRPDSPSGIEAAVEAGAPRHIDNLALCTQPGIFSWDRLDPGTALLLRHMPPLAGRGADFGCGLGILARAVLKSEKVAALALIDIDRRAVAMARRNVGDARASLHWADLRGAEPALSGLDFVVSNPPFHDGGAEDQALGQAFIARAAAALRPGGTLLLVANAHLPYEAPLRAAFRSVTPTVTEGGYKLFEARK, via the coding sequence ATGCCCCACACCGACCCTGACATGCGGGCCATCCTCTACGGCCTCCCCCCCGCCGACCTCGCGGCCATGCCCGACCGTGCCGCCCAGGTCTCGCCGCTGATCCCCGGCTCGGCGCCGCTGGAGGACATGGCCGAGGCGAGCCTGGAGGCCGCCCTGCTGCTGGCGCCGCCCGGCACGGTGGAGCGGCGCTACGCCCTGGCACTGGCGATCCGGGCCGTCAGGCCCGGTGGGCGGCTGGTGGCCCTGGCGCCCAAGGACAAGGGTGGCACGCGGCTCGCCAAGGAACTGCGCGGCTTCGGCTGCGCCGTGACCGACGAGCCGCGCCGTCACCATCGCATCTGCAGCGCGACGCGGCCCGATTCGCCCTCGGGCATCGAGGCGGCGGTCGAGGCCGGCGCCCCGCGCCATATCGACAACCTCGCGCTCTGCACCCAGCCCGGGATCTTCTCCTGGGACCGGCTCGATCCCGGCACCGCCCTGCTGCTGCGCCACATGCCGCCGCTCGCGGGGCGCGGCGCCGATTTCGGCTGCGGTCTCGGCATCCTGGCGCGGGCGGTGCTGAAATCGGAGAAGGTCGCCGCGCTCGCACTGATCGACATCGATCGCCGCGCGGTCGCGATGGCCCGGCGCAATGTCGGCGATGCGCGCGCCAGCCTGCACTGGGCCGACCTGCGCGGCGCGGAGCCCGCTCTCTCGGGCCTCGACTTCGTCGTCTCGAACCCGCCCTTCCACGACGGCGGCGCCGAGGATCAGGCGCTGGGACAGGCCTTCATCGCCCGCGCGGCGGCGGCCCTGCGGCCGGGCGGGACGCTCCTTCTCGTCGCCAACGCCCACCTGCCCTACGAGGCGCCCCTGCGCGCCGCCTTCCGCAGCGTCACGCCGACCGTCACCGAAGGCGGCTACAAGCTGTTCGAGGCGCGCAAGTGA
- a CDS encoding pseudouridine synthase gives MKAVRLDRLLANLGYGSRREVEGLARAGLVRLDGQALRDASQRIPLDLDLSDRMTVQGEALDPLPGVCLMLHKPLGVTCSHKEAGPLVYSLLPERWRRRDPALSTVGRLDKETSGLLLMTDDGALLHRIIAPKAKVSKRYRVTLARPLQGDEAAILASGEMMLEGEDKPLLPVEMEADDPTHCTVTLHEGRYHQVRRMFAALGNHVDALHRDRVGGLALPADLPAGEFRILGPGEIATVFAG, from the coding sequence GTGAAAGCCGTCCGCCTCGACCGGCTGCTGGCCAATCTCGGCTACGGCTCGCGCCGGGAGGTCGAGGGTTTGGCCCGCGCCGGCCTCGTCCGCCTCGACGGACAGGCCCTGCGGGACGCCTCGCAGCGCATTCCCCTCGATCTCGATCTCTCCGACCGGATGACGGTGCAGGGTGAGGCGCTCGATCCGCTGCCGGGCGTGTGCCTGATGCTGCACAAGCCGCTCGGCGTCACCTGCTCGCACAAGGAGGCGGGGCCGCTGGTCTACAGCCTGCTGCCCGAGCGCTGGCGGCGGCGCGATCCGGCGCTCTCCACCGTCGGGCGCCTCGACAAGGAGACCTCGGGCCTGCTGCTGATGACCGATGACGGCGCGCTGCTGCATCGGATCATCGCGCCCAAGGCCAAGGTGTCCAAGCGCTACCGGGTGACCCTGGCCCGCCCGCTCCAGGGCGACGAGGCCGCGATCCTCGCCTCGGGCGAGATGATGCTGGAAGGCGAGGACAAGCCGCTCCTGCCGGTGGAGATGGAGGCCGACGACCCGACCCACTGCACGGTCACCCTGCACGAGGGCCGCTACCATCAGGTCCGGCGCATGTTCGCCGCGCTCGGCAACCACGTCGACGCGCTCCACCGCGACCGCGTCGGCGGTCTGGCGCTTCCCGCCGACCTGCCGGCGGGGGAGTTCCGGATCCTGGGGCCGGGCGAGATCGCTACGGTGTTCGCGGGCTAG
- a CDS encoding Pr6Pr family membrane protein encodes MESRSARLAAALIALCAVIGVGFGFSAVFGRTGSVPLAAWIMVTYFTNLTGLLVFVVFGGIALRVPALAQPRLVAMALLATLLVGLVQRLLLYGLRTLRGGDLIGDILLHQALPVLVPLFWLVFVPKGRLALRDLALFASYPLAYLAYTLVRGAYDARYPYPFLDVGKIGWGPVATYAGAIAAAFLGVGWVLVRLDHRIARRRAVGGDAASPRTP; translated from the coding sequence ATGGAATCCCGAAGCGCCCGCCTCGCCGCCGCCCTGATCGCGCTCTGTGCCGTCATCGGCGTCGGGTTCGGCTTTTCCGCCGTGTTCGGCCGGACCGGCTCGGTGCCGCTCGCGGCCTGGATCATGGTCACCTACTTCACCAACCTGACCGGGCTCCTCGTCTTCGTGGTGTTCGGCGGAATCGCGCTTCGGGTGCCGGCCCTGGCCCAGCCCCGGCTCGTCGCGATGGCATTGCTTGCCACCCTCCTTGTTGGCCTCGTGCAGCGGCTGCTGCTCTACGGGCTCAGGACGCTCCGCGGCGGCGACCTCATCGGCGACATCCTGCTTCATCAGGCGCTGCCGGTGCTGGTGCCGCTGTTCTGGCTCGTCTTCGTGCCGAAGGGGCGCCTCGCGCTCCGCGACCTCGCGCTGTTCGCGAGCTATCCGCTGGCCTACCTCGCCTACACGCTGGTGCGCGGCGCCTACGATGCCCGCTATCCCTATCCGTTCCTCGATGTCGGCAAGATCGGCTGGGGACCGGTCGCGACCTATGCCGGGGCGATCGCGGCGGCGTTCCTCGGCGTCGGCTGGGTGCTGGTGCGCCTCGACCACCGCATCGCGCGGCGCCGGGCCGTCGGTGGAGACGCTGCTAGCCCGCGAACACCGTAG